From a single Streptomyces rubradiris genomic region:
- a CDS encoding DUF6049 family protein, which produces MAEAADFQGTSASPARRWLLRAGALLTGAPLLAGLLQLPVTAPAEAASSDTVSVSLDSLTPSAPTDGDTLTVSGTVTNNGKQAVTDAHVGLRVGPQLTTRSDIDSVARHSDDPQGSTGSEIGDKYEEKFDKLAPGVAQHFSLSVPVDKLGLDDDGVYELGVALSGETSARPWPRVLGIQRTFLPWQPSDAGTKTKTTFLWPLLSTVHMTAKTGAGDLQTPEFLNDDLAKELAPGGRLAQMVDLGKDLDVTWVIDPDLLASVDAMAVGNYRLQAADGTSTPGPREHQALAKQWLAALQKAVAGKEVVALPFADPDLASLAHNGTSVTGSLSHLKDATDVAATTVKTVLHVTPSTDFAWPVDGAVDRSIMKVATSAGADRVIARSDSLQETAGLPYTPSAARPVGGGTTAVVADSRLSTAFEGDLTKAGAATLAVQRFLAQSLEVNSQTEKQRSILVAPQRMPTASQAQAMAAAVKALQGGAWSQPQDLTATAKDKPDPAATTRIPPASAYPSSLRRQDLPRTAFEQIARTQGKLDNFRVILSDQSRVVTPFGRAINRDMSTSWRGHRGAAEGYRDGVEAWLDELADQVKLIDKSETKLSGRSATIPVTVQNNLVQPVGHLVLRLESTMPTRLEIGGKAYSEQRVEISGGHSQSVKFTTSANANGRVAVTAQLYTEDGRKYGEPVTFDVKVTEVTPTVMLVIGGGVLLLVLAGFRMYTQRKRAAARQPEDDGPGTAAKGPDEPGNPGAPEGRLPQESDSGSGAADPEQPSDPAPDTAPESTDPSGTGERVDR; this is translated from the coding sequence GTGGCCGAGGCGGCTGACTTCCAGGGGACCAGTGCCTCACCTGCCCGCCGGTGGCTGCTGCGCGCCGGAGCACTGCTCACCGGAGCGCCACTGCTGGCCGGTCTGCTCCAGCTGCCCGTCACCGCGCCCGCTGAGGCCGCCTCCTCCGACACGGTGTCCGTCTCGTTGGACTCCCTCACCCCCAGTGCCCCCACGGACGGCGACACCCTCACCGTGTCCGGCACGGTGACCAACAACGGCAAGCAGGCCGTCACCGACGCCCATGTGGGCCTTCGGGTCGGCCCCCAGCTGACCACCCGCTCGGACATCGACTCCGTCGCCCGGCACTCCGACGATCCGCAGGGCAGCACCGGCTCCGAGATCGGCGACAAGTACGAGGAGAAGTTCGACAAGCTCGCCCCGGGCGTCGCCCAGCACTTCAGCCTCTCCGTCCCCGTCGACAAGCTCGGCCTCGACGACGACGGCGTCTACGAGTTGGGGGTCGCCCTCTCCGGCGAGACCTCCGCCCGGCCCTGGCCCCGGGTGCTCGGCATCCAGCGGACCTTCCTGCCGTGGCAGCCGTCGGACGCCGGGACCAAGACCAAGACGACGTTCCTGTGGCCGCTGCTGTCCACGGTCCACATGACGGCCAAGACCGGCGCGGGCGACCTCCAGACACCGGAGTTCCTGAACGACGACCTAGCGAAGGAACTGGCACCCGGCGGCCGGCTGGCCCAGATGGTGGACCTGGGCAAGGACCTCGACGTCACCTGGGTGATCGACCCGGACCTGCTGGCCTCGGTCGACGCGATGGCCGTGGGCAACTACCGGCTCCAGGCCGCCGACGGCACCAGCACGCCCGGCCCGCGCGAGCACCAGGCGCTCGCCAAGCAGTGGCTGGCCGCCTTGCAGAAGGCGGTGGCCGGCAAGGAGGTCGTCGCCCTGCCCTTCGCCGACCCCGACCTGGCCTCCCTCGCGCACAACGGCACCAGCGTCACCGGCTCGCTCAGCCACCTCAAGGACGCCACCGACGTCGCCGCGACCACCGTCAAGACCGTGCTCCACGTCACCCCGAGCACCGACTTCGCCTGGCCGGTCGACGGCGCCGTGGACCGCTCGATCATGAAGGTCGCGACCTCCGCCGGGGCCGATCGGGTGATCGCCCGCAGCGACAGCCTCCAGGAGACCGCCGGGCTGCCGTACACGCCGTCCGCCGCCCGCCCGGTCGGCGGGGGCACCACGGCCGTGGTCGCCGACAGCCGGCTGTCCACGGCGTTCGAGGGCGATCTGACGAAGGCGGGCGCGGCCACCCTGGCCGTGCAGCGGTTCCTGGCCCAGAGCCTGGAAGTGAACTCGCAGACCGAGAAGCAGCGCAGCATTCTCGTCGCTCCGCAGCGCATGCCCACGGCGAGCCAGGCGCAGGCGATGGCGGCAGCCGTGAAGGCACTCCAGGGCGGCGCCTGGTCCCAGCCCCAGGACCTCACCGCGACCGCCAAGGACAAGCCCGACCCGGCCGCCACCACCCGCATCCCCCCGGCGTCCGCCTACCCCTCCTCGCTGCGCCGGCAGGACCTGCCGCGCACGGCCTTCGAGCAGATCGCCCGCACCCAGGGCAAGCTCGACAACTTCCGCGTGATCCTCAGCGACCAGTCCCGCGTCGTCACCCCGTTCGGGCGGGCCATAAACCGGGACATGTCCACGTCCTGGCGGGGCCACCGTGGCGCGGCGGAAGGGTACCGGGACGGCGTGGAGGCCTGGCTCGACGAGCTGGCCGACCAGGTCAAGCTGATCGACAAGTCCGAGACCAAGCTCTCGGGCCGCAGCGCCACCATCCCGGTCACGGTCCAGAACAACCTGGTCCAGCCCGTCGGCCACCTGGTGCTGCGCCTGGAATCCACGATGCCCACCCGGCTGGAGATCGGCGGCAAGGCCTACTCCGAACAGCGCGTGGAGATCTCCGGCGGGCACAGCCAGTCGGTGAAGTTCACCACCTCGGCCAACGCCAACGGCCGCGTCGCGGTCACCGCCCAGCTGTACACCGAGGACGGCCGCAAGTACGGCGAACCCGTCACCTTCGACGTGAAGGTCACGGAGGTCACCCCCACCGTGATGCTGGTCATCGGCGGTGGCGTCCTGCTCCTCGTCCTCGCCGGCTTCCGCATGTACACCCAGCGCAAGCGCGCCGCCGCCCGGCAGCCCGAGGACGACGGCCCCGGCACTGCGGCTAAGGGCCCGGACGAGCCCGGGAACCCCGGGGCGCCCGAGGGCCGTCTCCCCCAGGAGTCCGATTCCGGCTCCGGGGCAGCCGACCCGGAGCAGCCGAGTGACCCTGCGCCGGACACCGCACCGGAAAGCACCGACCCGTCCGGGACGGGTGAGAGAGTGGACCGTTGA
- a CDS encoding MFS transporter, which yields MPVVRDLRLLWSLRRFRHLLYVRLLSQGADGVYQVALAAYVVFSPERQASAAAIASATAVLLLPYSLVGPFAGVLLDRWRRRQVFVYGNLLRALLAAATALLITSGAPDWLFYVSALCVTAVNRFVLAGLSAALPRVVDDERLVLANSLSPTAGTLAATAGGGLAFAVRMVAADSDAAVVLCGALLYLSASLASLRLPPGLLGPDRRPARPRLGTALAVTARELPAALRHLTAPRRREAAWALAAMTLMRFCYGALLVLLLMLCRHALADTPEEGLRLLGVALALSGAGFFAAAVMTPWAAGRLGPRRWIVTCSGAAMVLEPALGLPFATGPLMAAAFVLGLITQGAKIATDTIVQACVEDGFRGRVFSVYDVLFNVAFAGAAGVAALMLPPDGRSAPLVVLVALLYGVIAAALARFGRR from the coding sequence ATGCCCGTCGTTCGTGACCTGCGCCTGCTGTGGAGCCTGCGGCGTTTCCGGCACCTGCTGTACGTCCGCCTCCTGTCCCAGGGCGCCGACGGTGTCTACCAGGTCGCGCTCGCCGCATACGTCGTCTTCTCCCCGGAGAGACAGGCCTCGGCCGCCGCCATCGCCTCGGCCACGGCCGTCCTGCTGCTCCCCTACTCCCTGGTCGGCCCCTTCGCCGGTGTCCTGCTGGACCGCTGGCGGCGCCGGCAGGTCTTCGTGTACGGCAACCTGCTGCGGGCCCTGCTGGCGGCGGCCACCGCCCTGTTGATCACGAGCGGAGCTCCCGACTGGCTGTTCTACGTCTCCGCGCTGTGCGTCACGGCCGTCAACCGCTTCGTACTCGCCGGGCTCTCCGCCGCCCTGCCCCGGGTCGTCGACGACGAGCGCCTGGTGCTGGCCAACTCGCTCTCCCCGACGGCCGGCACCCTGGCCGCGACCGCCGGAGGGGGTCTGGCCTTCGCGGTCCGGATGGTGGCGGCGGACTCCGACGCGGCGGTGGTCCTGTGCGGAGCCCTCCTGTACCTGAGCGCGAGTCTCGCGTCCCTGCGTCTGCCCCCCGGCCTCCTCGGCCCCGACCGGCGCCCGGCCCGTCCCCGTCTCGGCACGGCGCTCGCCGTGACCGCGCGCGAGCTGCCGGCGGCCCTCCGGCATCTGACGGCACCCCGGCGCCGCGAGGCGGCGTGGGCGCTGGCCGCCATGACGCTGATGCGCTTCTGCTACGGGGCGCTGCTCGTCCTGCTGCTCATGCTCTGCCGCCACGCCCTGGCCGACACCCCCGAGGAAGGGCTACGGCTGCTGGGGGTGGCGCTGGCACTGTCCGGGGCCGGGTTCTTCGCGGCGGCCGTGATGACGCCCTGGGCGGCGGGACGGCTCGGACCCCGCCGCTGGATCGTGACGTGCTCCGGTGCGGCCATGGTGCTGGAGCCCGCACTGGGGCTTCCGTTCGCCACCGGACCGCTCATGGCCGCCGCCTTCGTCCTGGGGCTGATCACCCAGGGAGCCAAGATCGCCACGGACACGATCGTCCAGGCGTGCGTGGAGGACGGCTTCCGCGGTCGTGTCTTCTCCGTGTACGACGTCCTCTTCAACGTCGCCTTCGCCGGTGCGGCGGGGGTGGCCGCGCTGATGCTGCCTCCGGACGGCCGCTCGGCGCCGCTGGTGGTGCTCGTCGCCCTCCTCTACGGCGTGATCGCCGCGGCCCTGGCCCGCTTCGGGCGACGGTGA
- a CDS encoding anti-sigma factor family protein — protein sequence MTSTTDTTGHPDVAEISDLTEGLLAPDRARDVRRHLDGCASCADVCASLEEIRGLLASLPEPERMPDEIAVRLDAALAAEAARNTGAGNAHSAGTEDATGHVSRETSLTADHRADRPADQPADRPAGRPRAATGPGRKGTERGRRRGRIALGAVLTAAVLGAGSLLVTALSGTSDHSSAHGTPTASSGVFSGDSVANQVHSLLTAEKTLPHGGDRPRQRPDDEPRSFGSTDGPHTLIQTAVPVPDCVRQALRQSSDVLAAKTGTYAGRSAYLVVVADARDSARVTAYVVEASCVQHQPPSAGKVLLKQSLARP from the coding sequence GTGACATCGACGACGGACACGACCGGGCACCCGGACGTCGCGGAGATCTCCGACCTCACCGAGGGCCTGCTCGCACCGGACCGGGCCAGGGACGTGCGACGCCACCTGGACGGGTGCGCCTCATGCGCGGACGTGTGCGCCTCGCTGGAAGAGATCCGGGGCCTGCTCGCTTCCCTGCCGGAGCCGGAGCGCATGCCGGACGAAATCGCCGTACGCCTCGACGCCGCCCTTGCCGCCGAGGCCGCACGGAACACCGGTGCCGGGAACGCGCACAGTGCCGGTACCGAAGACGCCACGGGTCATGTTTCACGTGAAACATCGCTCACCGCGGACCACCGTGCCGACCGTCCAGCCGATCAACCCGCCGACCGCCCCGCAGGGCGCCCCCGTGCGGCGACCGGACCGGGGCGGAAGGGCACCGAGCGCGGTCGGCGACGCGGCAGGATCGCCCTGGGCGCCGTTCTCACAGCCGCGGTCCTGGGCGCCGGAAGCCTGCTCGTGACGGCCCTGTCCGGCACCTCCGACCACTCGTCGGCCCATGGGACACCGACCGCCTCGTCCGGCGTCTTCTCCGGCGACAGCGTGGCGAACCAGGTCCATTCCCTTCTCACCGCTGAGAAGACGCTGCCGCACGGTGGCGACAGGCCCCGGCAGCGCCCGGACGACGAGCCCCGGTCGTTCGGGTCCACCGACGGGCCGCACACCTTGATCCAGACCGCTGTCCCGGTCCCCGACTGTGTCCGGCAGGCGCTCCGGCAGAGTTCCGACGTGCTCGCGGCCAAGACGGGAACGTACGCGGGCAGGTCGGCCTACCTCGTCGTGGTGGCCGACGCCCGTGACAGCGCGCGGGTCACGGCCTATGTGGTCGAAGCGTCCTGCGTGCAGCACCAGCCCCCGTCGGCCGGCAAGGTCCTGCTCAAGCAGTCCCTCGCGCGTCCCTAG
- a CDS encoding protein kinase family protein, whose amino-acid sequence MAERSTAAVDVADNSGEQPLTAKADQATADGVAKNPERDTDSDEAQGSGATEGPGRKTSTPELHSGHKLARRYRLEECVTRLDGFSSWRAVDEKLRRAVGVHVLPADHARARSVLAAARSSALLGDPRFVQVLDAVEENDLVYVVHEWLPDAIELSTLLTGGPLEPHDAYQMVSQVAAAMAAAHREGLAHLRLNPNAVLRTSTGQWRIRGLAVNAALRGISSTTPQRADTEAIGALLYAALTQRWPYENDAYGLAGLPKDIGLIPPDQVRAGVHRGLSELTMRALVNDGATASRHEAPCTTPEELVKAIGEMPRIRPPEPAFTAPPDYQRTTYQQGSYGRPAAHAGVTQPIVPPPPPLQSRTGKALKWAVSALLIAALGLGSWQLADALMDHGDKSDDTNKSQTTDGGGKNAVKPKPVPIKIQNGQEFVAKGELQSPGNVPNTYDGDASTYWKTKSFNEGPPIAPFKPGVGIVYDLGSAKKLSTATLDLRYGGDHTTVELYAADSLSPASLDSMTKIGEGTTTGTTATVKVTKQLKTQYVLVWLTAVPNSGYDSTLYSRAGYKQAIGEVKFTG is encoded by the coding sequence GTGGCGGAACGGAGCACGGCTGCCGTCGACGTGGCAGACAACAGCGGTGAGCAGCCGCTGACCGCCAAGGCGGACCAGGCCACGGCCGACGGGGTGGCCAAGAACCCGGAGCGGGACACGGACAGCGACGAGGCACAGGGGAGCGGCGCCACTGAGGGTCCCGGACGGAAGACCTCCACACCGGAGTTGCACAGCGGTCACAAGCTCGCAAGGCGCTACCGGCTGGAAGAGTGCGTCACCCGTCTGGACGGGTTCAGCAGCTGGCGCGCGGTCGACGAGAAGCTCCGCCGGGCCGTCGGCGTCCACGTCCTGCCCGCAGACCACGCCCGGGCCCGCTCCGTCCTCGCCGCCGCCCGTTCCTCCGCACTCCTCGGCGACCCGCGCTTCGTCCAGGTCCTCGACGCCGTCGAGGAGAACGACCTCGTCTACGTCGTCCACGAGTGGCTGCCCGACGCCATCGAGCTGTCCACCCTCCTCACCGGCGGACCGCTGGAGCCGCACGACGCCTACCAGATGGTCAGTCAGGTCGCGGCGGCCATGGCCGCCGCGCACCGGGAGGGCCTCGCCCATCTGCGGCTGAACCCGAACGCCGTCCTGCGCACCTCCACCGGCCAGTGGCGCATCCGCGGCCTCGCCGTGAACGCGGCGCTGCGCGGTATCAGCTCCACCACCCCGCAGCGCGCGGACACCGAGGCGATCGGAGCCCTGCTCTACGCCGCGCTGACCCAGCGCTGGCCGTACGAGAACGACGCCTACGGCCTGGCCGGCCTTCCCAAGGACATCGGTCTCATCCCTCCGGACCAGGTGCGGGCCGGTGTGCACCGCGGGCTGTCCGAGCTGACCATGCGCGCCCTGGTCAACGACGGTGCCACGGCGTCCCGGCACGAGGCGCCGTGCACCACGCCGGAGGAGCTGGTGAAGGCGATCGGCGAGATGCCGCGCATCCGCCCGCCCGAGCCGGCGTTCACGGCCCCGCCGGACTACCAGCGCACGACCTACCAGCAGGGCAGCTACGGCCGCCCGGCTGCGCACGCCGGTGTCACCCAGCCCATCGTGCCCCCGCCGCCCCCGTTGCAGAGCCGCACCGGCAAGGCCCTGAAGTGGGCGGTGTCGGCCCTGCTCATCGCCGCGCTGGGCCTGGGCAGCTGGCAGCTGGCGGACGCCCTGATGGACCACGGCGACAAGTCGGACGACACCAACAAGAGCCAGACCACGGACGGCGGCGGCAAGAACGCCGTGAAGCCGAAGCCGGTGCCGATAAAGATCCAGAACGGCCAGGAGTTCGTCGCCAAGGGCGAGCTCCAAAGCCCCGGGAACGTCCCCAACACCTACGACGGTGACGCGTCGACGTACTGGAAGACCAAGAGCTTCAACGAGGGCCCGCCGATCGCGCCGTTCAAGCCCGGTGTCGGCATCGTGTACGACCTCGGCTCGGCCAAGAAGCTCAGCACGGCCACCCTCGACCTGCGTTACGGCGGCGACCACACCACGGTCGAGCTGTACGCGGCGGACTCGCTGTCGCCGGCCTCCCTGGACTCCATGACGAAGATCGGCGAGGGCACGACCACGGGCACCACCGCCACGGTGAAGGTGACCAAGCAGCTCAAGACGCAGTACGTCCTCGTCTGGCTGACGGCCGTGCCGAATTCGGGCTACGACTCCACCCTGTACTCCCGTGCGGGTTACAAGCAGGCCATCGGCGAAGTGAAGTTCACGGGCTGA
- the sigM gene encoding RNA polymerase sigma factor SigM, with amino-acid sequence MAEGAGYDGVSDRDLLARHVDGDPEAFGEIVRRHRDRLWAVALRTLGDREEAADAVQDALVSAYRAAHTFRGQAAVTTWLHRITVNACLDRARKAASRKTAPVDDTERLEQLLEPHESASAPAERKDVHRQLLEALGILPPEQRAALVLVDMQGYPVAEAARMLDVPTGTVKSRCARGRARLLPLLTHLRPEGGGDPRPGGTGGAKENAPGGNRRQGPSVPPATGSPSGHSEGAGPTDSAVVKGGGGRA; translated from the coding sequence ATGGCGGAGGGCGCCGGATACGACGGGGTGAGCGACCGGGACCTGCTCGCCCGCCACGTGGACGGCGACCCCGAGGCCTTCGGCGAGATCGTGCGACGGCACCGGGACCGGCTCTGGGCCGTGGCCCTGCGGACGCTGGGGGACCGTGAGGAAGCGGCGGACGCCGTGCAGGACGCCCTGGTGTCGGCCTACCGGGCCGCCCACACCTTCCGTGGCCAGGCGGCCGTCACGACCTGGCTGCACCGGATCACGGTGAACGCCTGCCTGGACCGGGCGCGGAAGGCCGCCTCCCGCAAGACGGCTCCGGTGGACGACACCGAGCGACTGGAGCAGCTGCTGGAGCCGCACGAGTCCGCCTCGGCGCCGGCCGAGCGGAAGGACGTGCACCGCCAGCTCCTCGAAGCGCTCGGCATCCTCCCGCCGGAGCAGCGCGCCGCTCTGGTCCTGGTGGACATGCAGGGTTACCCCGTGGCGGAGGCAGCGCGGATGCTGGATGTGCCGACGGGAACGGTGAAGAGCCGGTGCGCGCGGGGCCGGGCCAGGCTGCTGCCCCTGCTCACGCACCTACGGCCCGAAGGCGGCGGAGATCCACGGCCAGGCGGCACCGGGGGCGCGAAGGAAAACGCCCCGGGAGGGAACCGGCGGCAAGGGCCGTCCGTCCCACCGGCGACGGGGTCACCGAGCGGACATTCCGAGGGCGCGGGACCGACCGATTCAGCGGTAGTGAAGGGCGGAGGTGGGCGAGCGTGA
- a CDS encoding CCA tRNA nucleotidyltransferase yields MPNPNEDTPSALSQAQQRAVAELLRVAPVADDLARRFQEAGFSLALVGGSVRDALLGRLGNDLDFTTDARPEDVLKIVRPWADAVWEVGIAFGTVGAHKGGYQIEITTYRSEAYDRTSRKPEVSYGESIEEDLVRRDFTVNAMAVALPEKTFIDPHGGLEDLAARVLRTPGTPEESFSDDPLRMMRAARFAAQLDFTVAPEVVTAMTEMAGRIEIVSAERVRDELNKLLLSAHPRKGLTLLVDTGLAEYVLPELPALRLESDEHHRHKDVYEHTLIVLEQAIALEEDGPDLTLRLAALLHDIGKPRTRRFEKDGRVSFHHHEVVGAKMTKKRMTALKYSNELVKDVSRLVELHLRFHGYGTGEWTDSAVRRYVRDAGPLLDRLHKLTRSDCTTRNKRKAAALSRAYDGLEKRIAQLKEQEELDAIRPDLDGNQIMEILGVGPGPAIGKAYKHMLELRLEHGPMDHDAAVAALKEWWSTQS; encoded by the coding sequence GTGCCGAACCCCAACGAAGACACTCCCTCTGCCCTGAGCCAGGCGCAGCAGCGCGCGGTCGCCGAGCTGCTGCGGGTGGCCCCCGTCGCCGATGACCTCGCCCGCCGTTTCCAGGAGGCCGGGTTCTCGCTCGCCCTGGTCGGCGGATCGGTCCGGGACGCGCTGCTCGGCCGGCTCGGCAACGACCTGGACTTCACCACCGACGCCCGCCCCGAGGACGTCCTGAAGATCGTCCGGCCATGGGCGGACGCCGTCTGGGAGGTGGGGATCGCCTTCGGTACGGTCGGCGCGCACAAGGGCGGCTACCAGATCGAGATCACCACTTACCGGTCGGAGGCGTACGACCGCACCTCGCGCAAGCCGGAGGTGTCGTACGGCGAGTCCATCGAGGAGGATCTGGTCCGCCGCGACTTCACGGTCAACGCGATGGCTGTGGCGCTGCCGGAGAAGACCTTCATCGATCCGCACGGCGGCCTGGAGGACCTCGCGGCCCGTGTGCTGAGGACGCCGGGCACGCCCGAGGAGTCCTTCTCGGACGACCCCCTGCGCATGATGCGGGCCGCCCGGTTCGCCGCCCAGCTGGACTTCACGGTGGCCCCCGAGGTCGTCACCGCGATGACGGAGATGGCCGGGCGGATCGAGATCGTCTCGGCGGAGCGGGTCCGGGACGAGCTCAACAAGCTCCTGCTGTCCGCGCACCCGCGCAAGGGGCTGACGCTGCTGGTCGACACCGGGCTCGCCGAGTACGTCCTGCCCGAGCTGCCGGCACTGCGCCTGGAGAGCGATGAGCACCACCGGCACAAGGACGTCTACGAGCACACGCTGATCGTCCTGGAGCAGGCGATCGCGCTGGAGGAGGACGGTCCCGACCTCACTCTCCGGCTGGCCGCGCTGCTGCACGACATCGGCAAGCCGCGCACCCGCCGCTTCGAGAAGGACGGCCGGGTCTCCTTCCACCACCATGAGGTGGTCGGCGCCAAGATGACCAAGAAGCGCATGACCGCCCTGAAGTACTCCAACGAGCTGGTGAAGGACGTCTCCCGGCTGGTGGAACTTCATCTGCGGTTCCACGGCTACGGCACCGGGGAATGGACGGACTCGGCGGTCCGCCGCTACGTCCGTGACGCGGGTCCGCTGCTGGACCGGCTGCACAAGCTGACCCGCTCCGACTGCACCACGCGCAACAAGCGGAAGGCGGCGGCGCTGTCCCGGGCCTACGACGGCCTGGAAAAGCGGATCGCCCAGCTGAAGGAGCAGGAGGAGCTGGACGCCATCCGTCCCGACCTCGACGGCAACCAGATCATGGAGATCCTCGGGGTCGGCCCGGGGCCGGCCATCGGCAAGGCGTACAAGCACATGCTGGAGCTGCGCCTGGAACACGGCCCCATGGATCACGATGCCGCGGTGGCGGCCCTCAAGGAGTGGTGGTCCACACAGAGCTGA
- the murJ gene encoding murein biosynthesis integral membrane protein MurJ, producing MNAPYDGDRGQGAAGSGYPEPPPEPGQVPPQHAADMYLQDAYEQDPYRAHDLAAQDPVAEALYDRAAHPPPPPGSYEAQQPLYAPPAQSPYAPDPRVWAQPPAPEPGATQYLPYGEDPRTTQFVGVDDLVTHSGEEYHEPDAFAHLFKDQQHGGGHAPMDPPAVHGQYPQQYGQSPQQGHAYAGGYPAGPAAPGYPAQSTDPAPAVAADSGSVQPEVPASGDTPSGAVAPVAPVAPAKKGGKAAGLLKSSAVMAAGTMVSRLTGFIRSALIAAALGLGFLADSFQVAYQLPTMIYILTVGGGLNSVFVPQLVRSMKEDEDGGEAFANRLLTLVMVALAALTGLAMFAAPLLVRLLANPVASDPAANEVAVTFTRYFLPSIFFMGIHVVMGQILNARGKFGAMMWTPVLNNIVIIVTLGMFIWVYGTAANSHMDVTSIPPEGQRLLGVGVLLGLVVQALAMIPYLRETGFRIRLRFDWKGHGLGKAAMLAKWTVLFVLANQAGAMVVTQLSTAAGSDSGVKGTGFAAYANAQLIWGLPQAIITVSLMAALLPRISRSASENDTGAVRDDISQGLRTTAVAIVPIAFGFVALGVPMCTLIFGSAGTGAATNMGYMLMAFGLGLIPYSVQYVVLRAFYAYEDTRTPFYNTVIVAAVNAGASALCYFVLPARWAVAGMAAAYGLSYAIGVGIAWRRLRKRLGGDLDGSRVVRTYARLGIASVPAALLSGAACYGVGHTLGLGVVGSFAALIAGGAVLVGVFFVAARRMRIEELNSLVGMVRGRLGR from the coding sequence ATGAACGCGCCGTACGACGGTGACCGCGGCCAGGGCGCGGCCGGCTCGGGCTACCCCGAGCCGCCGCCCGAGCCCGGCCAGGTGCCGCCGCAGCACGCGGCGGACATGTATCTCCAGGACGCCTACGAGCAGGACCCCTACCGGGCGCACGACCTGGCCGCCCAGGACCCGGTCGCCGAGGCGCTCTACGACCGTGCCGCGCACCCGCCACCGCCCCCGGGCTCGTACGAAGCGCAGCAGCCGCTGTACGCACCGCCAGCCCAGTCGCCCTACGCGCCCGACCCCCGCGTGTGGGCGCAGCCGCCCGCGCCCGAGCCGGGCGCCACCCAGTACCTGCCGTACGGCGAGGACCCGCGCACGACCCAGTTCGTGGGCGTGGACGATCTGGTCACGCACTCCGGCGAGGAGTACCACGAGCCGGACGCCTTCGCGCATCTCTTCAAGGACCAGCAGCACGGCGGCGGACACGCGCCGATGGATCCCCCGGCCGTCCACGGCCAGTACCCGCAGCAGTACGGGCAGAGCCCGCAGCAGGGCCACGCGTACGCCGGCGGGTACCCGGCCGGTCCCGCGGCGCCCGGTTATCCGGCGCAGTCCACGGACCCCGCGCCGGCCGTCGCCGCGGACTCCGGCTCCGTCCAGCCGGAGGTCCCCGCGTCCGGTGACACCCCCTCCGGTGCCGTGGCTCCGGTGGCACCGGTGGCTCCCGCCAAGAAGGGCGGGAAGGCCGCCGGACTGCTCAAGTCCAGCGCCGTCATGGCGGCGGGCACGATGGTCTCCCGCCTGACCGGTTTCATCCGCTCCGCGCTGATCGCCGCCGCGCTCGGCCTCGGCTTCCTCGCCGACTCCTTCCAGGTGGCCTACCAGCTGCCGACCATGATCTACATCCTCACCGTCGGCGGCGGCCTGAACTCGGTGTTCGTGCCCCAGCTCGTGCGCTCCATGAAGGAGGACGAGGACGGCGGCGAGGCCTTCGCCAACCGGCTGCTGACCCTGGTGATGGTCGCGCTGGCCGCGCTGACCGGGCTCGCGATGTTCGCCGCGCCGCTGCTGGTGCGCCTGCTGGCCAACCCCGTGGCCAGTGACCCCGCGGCCAACGAGGTCGCGGTGACCTTCACCCGCTACTTCCTGCCCTCGATCTTCTTCATGGGCATCCACGTGGTGATGGGGCAGATCCTCAACGCGCGCGGGAAGTTCGGCGCGATGATGTGGACCCCGGTCCTGAACAACATCGTCATCATCGTGACGCTCGGCATGTTCATCTGGGTCTACGGCACCGCCGCCAACTCCCACATGGACGTCACCAGCATCCCGCCGGAGGGCCAGCGGCTGCTCGGCGTCGGTGTGCTGCTCGGCTTGGTCGTCCAGGCCCTGGCGATGATCCCCTACCTGCGCGAGACCGGTTTCCGGATCCGGCTGCGCTTCGACTGGAAGGGCCACGGCCTGGGCAAGGCCGCCATGCTCGCCAAGTGGACGGTCCTGTTCGTCCTCGCCAACCAGGCGGGCGCCATGGTGGTGACCCAGCTGTCGACCGCCGCCGGCTCGGACTCCGGCGTCAAGGGCACCGGCTTCGCCGCCTACGCCAACGCCCAGCTGATCTGGGGCCTGCCGCAGGCCATCATCACCGTGTCCCTGATGGCCGCGCTGCTGCCGCGGATCTCGCGCTCGGCCTCCGAGAACGACACGGGTGCCGTCCGCGACGACATCTCCCAGGGCCTGCGCACCACGGCCGTCGCCATCGTGCCCATCGCCTTCGGATTCGTCGCGCTCGGCGTCCCGATGTGCACCCTGATCTTCGGCTCCGCCGGCACGGGCGCCGCCACCAACATGGGCTACATGCTGATGGCCTTCGGCCTCGGCCTGATCCCCTACTCCGTGCAGTACGTCGTCCTGCGCGCCTTCTACGCCTACGAGGACACCCGCACCCCCTTCTACAACACGGTCATCGTGGCCGCCGTCAACGCCGGCGCCTCGGCCCTGTGCTACTTCGTGCTGCCGGCGCGCTGGGCGGTCGCGGGCATGGCCGCCGCCTACGGCCTCTCCTACGCCATCGGGGTGGGCATCGCCTGGCGCCGGCTGCGCAAGCGGCTGGGCGGCGACCTGGACGGGTCCCGGGTGGTGCGTACGTACGCGCGCCTGGGCATCGCCTCGGTGCCGGCCGCCCTGCTCAGCGGCGCGGCCTGCTACGGCGTCGGGCACACTCTGGGCCTGGGCGTCGTCGGCTCCTTCGCCGCGCTGATCGCCGGCGGTGCCGTCCTGGTCGGCGTCTTCTTCGTCGCCGCCCGGCGGATGCGCATCGAGGAACTCAACTCGCTCGTCGGAATGGTGCGGGGACGTCTGGGGCGCTGA